From a region of the Vanrija pseudolonga chromosome 2, complete sequence genome:
- the Plpp5 gene encoding Phospholipid phosphatase 5, with amino-acid sequence MSQLTESVTACFPGSAGGASSSLPQYASDAQATRPSSRPQNRQFTWVRLIRSYWYDWLLILGLWLFLAVLHRSPGHKREFSLTDVSIQHTFAEHERVPSFLLAVISAGIPATLLFLISTLIARNAWDVHNALVGLGVSWTMSGVVTQIIKMMVGRPRPDLIARCLPKAGSVDASPFGLSTVEICTQTNLFKLNDGFKSFPSGHSSLSFAGLGFLTFYLAGKLHLWDEYGHRNRAWFALSPLLLGATVAISRTMDNRHHWQDVLVGSALGLAISHVAYRTYYPNLKHVASHLPLLPRPGRNEPDESYDTDLATSPRVRLLPEDAGVPRASEEQDAWRQ; translated from the exons ATGTCGCAGCTCACAGAAAGCGTCACCGCGTGCTTCcccggcagcgccggcggtgcgtcgtcctcgctgccgcaGTACGCCAGCGATGCGCAGGCGACCCGCCCCAGCTCGCGGCCCCAGAACCGCCAGTTCACCTGGGTCAGGCTCATCCGGAGCTACTGGTACGACTGGCTCCTGATCCTTGGCCTCTG gctcttcctcgccgtgctccaCCGCTCGCCGGGCCACAAGCGCGAGTTCTCGCTCACCGACGTGTCGATCCAGCACACGTTTGCCGAGCATGAGCGCGTGCCCAGCTT cctcctcgccgtcatctcGGCCGGCATCCCTGCCacgctcctcttcctcatctCGACCCTCATCGCCCGCAACGCATGGGACGTGCACAACGCGCTCGTGG GCCTCGGCGTGTCCTGGACCATGTCCGGCGTCGTGACTCAGATCatcaag ATGATGGTCggccgtccccgccccgACTTGATCGCCCGCTGCCTCCCCAAGGCGGGCTCGGTCGACGCTTCGCCCTTCGGTCTGTCCACCGTCGAGATCTGCACCCAGACCAACCTGTTCAAGCTCAACGACGGCTTCAAG TCCTTCCCTAGCGGTCACTCGTCTC TCTCGTTTGCCGGCCTCGGTTTCCTGACCTTCTACCTCGCCGGCAAGCTTCACCTCTGGGACGAGTACGGCCACCGC AACCGCGCGTGGTTCGCCCTctcgcccctcctcctcggcgccacggtCGCCATCAGCCGCACGATGGACAACCGCCACCACTGGCAGGATgtgctcgtcggctcggcgctcggcctggccATCTCGCACGTCGCCTACAGGACCTACTACC CCAACCTCAAGCACGTTGCGAGCCacctgcccctcctcccccgcccggGAAGGAacgagcccgacgagtcGTACGACACCGACCTCGCTACCAGCCCCCGCGTCCGCCTTCTCCCCGAGGATGCTGGCGTGCCCCGTGCCAGCGAGGAGCAGGACGCTTGGCGCCAGTAG